From Polaribacter butkevichii, a single genomic window includes:
- the uxaC gene encoding glucuronate isomerase, translating to MKTFLKDDFLLQNDFAKKLYHDFAKKLPIIDYHNHLSPQQIAEDTQFENITQVWLYGDHYKWRAMRAFGINEKYITGNATDKEKFLKWAEVVPFTVRNPLFHWTHLELKAYFGIDEILSSENAEEIYNKTAKLLQNKTHSANGLLKMLNVESLCTTDDPIDDLKHHIAIQKDASKVNAFPTFRPDKSFAVEDVKAYNQYLTALEKASSLSINSYQDLLNALENRISFFNENGCKLSDHGLEQLSYFDTEIYDIATLFNKVKANENLTNEEVAFFKAKTMISLGKMYHKKGWTQQLHLGAIRNNNKRLLSELGPDTGFDSIGDFSQAKALSGFLNTLDSTNQLTKTIVYNLNPADNEVFATMVGNFNDGTIKGKVQFGAAWWFLDQKDGMEKQIETLSNQGLLSCFVGMLTDSRSFLSFPRHEYFRRILCNIIGTDVEKGELPNDEKFLGKIVSDICYYNAKNYFNFKNK from the coding sequence ATGAAAACATTTCTAAAGGATGACTTTTTACTTCAAAATGATTTTGCAAAAAAGTTATATCATGATTTTGCCAAAAAACTACCGATTATAGATTATCATAATCATTTATCACCTCAACAAATAGCAGAAGACACTCAATTTGAAAACATAACACAAGTTTGGTTATATGGCGATCATTATAAATGGAGAGCAATGCGTGCTTTTGGTATTAATGAGAAATATATAACAGGGAATGCAACTGATAAAGAAAAGTTTTTAAAATGGGCAGAAGTGGTTCCTTTTACAGTTAGAAATCCTTTGTTTCATTGGACTCATTTAGAATTGAAAGCTTATTTTGGAATTGATGAAATTTTATCATCAGAAAATGCAGAAGAAATTTACAATAAAACAGCTAAACTATTACAAAACAAAACACACTCTGCTAATGGTTTATTAAAAATGCTAAATGTAGAAAGTTTATGTACAACTGATGATCCTATTGATGATTTAAAACATCATATTGCTATTCAAAAAGATGCTTCTAAAGTTAATGCTTTTCCAACTTTTAGACCCGACAAATCTTTTGCCGTAGAAGATGTAAAAGCTTACAACCAATATCTTACAGCACTAGAAAAAGCAAGTAGTTTATCTATAAATAGTTATCAAGATCTTTTAAATGCTTTAGAAAATAGAATTTCTTTTTTTAATGAAAATGGCTGTAAATTGTCTGACCACGGTTTAGAACAATTGTCTTATTTTGATACAGAAATATATGATATTGCTACACTTTTTAATAAAGTAAAAGCTAACGAAAACTTAACGAATGAAGAGGTTGCTTTCTTTAAAGCAAAAACAATGATTTCTTTAGGTAAAATGTATCATAAAAAAGGTTGGACACAACAATTGCATTTGGGTGCAATTAGAAATAATAATAAACGATTATTAAGTGAACTTGGACCTGATACGGGGTTTGATTCTATTGGAGATTTCTCTCAAGCTAAAGCCTTAAGTGGTTTTTTAAACACCTTAGACAGCACTAATCAATTAACAAAAACTATTGTTTACAATTTAAACCCTGCAGATAATGAAGTATTTGCAACTATGGTTGGTAATTTTAACGATGGTACTATTAAAGGTAAAGTACAGTTTGGTGCAGCTTGGTGGTTTTTAGACCAAAAAGACGGAATGGAAAAACAAATTGAAACACTTTCTAATCAAGGTCTATTAAGTTGTTTTGTTGGAATGTTAACCGACTCTAGAAGCTTTTTATCTTTTCCAAGACATGAATATTTTAGAAGAATTTTATGTAATATTATTGGTACTGATGTTGAAAAAGGAGAATTACCAAATGATGAAAAATTCTTAGGTAAAATTGTAAGTGATATTTGCTATTACAATGCTAAAAATTATTTCAATTTTAAAAATAAATAG